The genomic region ATCCGGACGACCTCGCGGTAGAGGCGCCCCTCGCGTCCCTGGTCCGCCGTCTTGGCGGCCAGCTCGGCGCGGTTCAGGGGCCCTAGCTCGAGCTCGGTGCCGTCGGCCAGGAGCACGCGCATGGCGATGACCTGGTCGACGGTCTTGCCGTACTTGATCGAGTGCGTGCCGGAGGAGTTGTTCGCGACCATGCCGCCGACGTTCGCCCTGTCGGTCGTGGCGACGTCCGGCGTGAACTGCAGGCCGTGCGGCGCCAGGACGCGGTTCAGCTGGTCGCGGACCACGCCCGGCTGCACCCGCACCCAGCGCTCCTCCGGGTTCACATCGAGCACCGCGGTGAGGTGCTTCGACATGTCGATGACCAGCGCCTCCCCGACCGTCTGGCCGGCCAGGGACGTGCCGCCGCCGCGGGGCAGGATCGGCGCGCCGTGCTTGGCCGCGACCCGCACGGCGGCGCGGACGTCGTCCTCGTCGAGGGGCACGACCACGCCGACTGGCGCGATGCGGTAGGGGCTGGCGTCTGTGGCGTAGAGCGCGCGGGCCTTGGCGTCGAAGCGCACCTCGCCCCTCACGGACGCCCTGAGGTCGCGCTCGAGGGCGCCAGGGTCGGCGACGGTGCGGGGGGAGGGCAGCGGTGAGCGGAGACGTCCGGCGGTGGCGTGGTTCGCGGACGGGTCGGTCGCGGGCGCCTGTGGCATGCGAAAGGTTATCGCCTGTCAGGGCGCGGGTGCAGGCGAGGGGCGCGCCGCGACTGCGGCTCGTCCGCCCTACGGCGGCCCCAGGGCTTCGCCGTATAGCCTGGTCAGCCGTGGAACATGGCGTCGAGCGGATGACGGCGGTCCTCCTCAGCCAGGCCGTGCTGGTCCCCAACCTCGTCGGCACGTTCGTGTTCGCGCTCTCGGGCGGGGTGGCGGGCGTGAAGGGGCGCGTGGACCTGTTCGGCCTCGCCGTGCTGGCCTTCGCCGCCGGCAACGCCGGCGGCATCATGCGCGACATGATCCTCGGCAGGTTCCCGGCCGGCAGCCTCAGCGACTGGCGCTACCTGGCGGTGTCGGTGCTGGCCGCGGTGGTCGTCTTCCTCTGGTACCCCGACATCGACCGGCGCCGGCGGCTCGTGCTCTACTTCGACGCCGGCGGCCTGGCGCTCTTCGCCGTGACCGGCACGCTGGCCGCGCTCTCGGTGGGCCTGGGCCCGGTGATGGCGCCGGTGATGGGCATGCTCACGGGCATCGGCGGCGGGATGCTGCGCGACGTGCTCGTGAACGAGACCCCGGCGGTGCTGAAGAGCGACCT from Trueperaceae bacterium harbors:
- a CDS encoding trimeric intracellular cation channel family protein, translated to MEHGVERMTAVLLSQAVLVPNLVGTFVFALSGGVAGVKGRVDLFGLAVLAFAAGNAGGIMRDMILGRFPAGSLSDWRYLAVSVLAAVVVFLWYPDIDRRRRLVLYFDAGGLALFAVTGTLAALSVGLGPVMAPVMGMLTGIGGGMLRDVLVNETPAVLKSDLYAIAALAAGLVVVVGDALGWPWLATFVVGAGLCFFLRMMAIHRGWGLPTAPWSSGPG